In Prosthecochloris sp. GSB1, the following proteins share a genomic window:
- the bchN gene encoding ferredoxin:protochlorophyllide reductase (ATP-dependent) subunit N: protein MTSVPGCAQITKEDNVTHSFCGLACVGWLYQKIKDSFFLILGTHTCAHFLQNALGMMVFAKPRFGIAMLEEGDLSRQDPKLEDVIAEIKADHHPSVIFLLSSCTPEVMKVDFKGLAHSLSTPDVPVLFVPASGLVFNFTQAEDSVLRALEPFCPQAPAGEKSVVFVGSVNDSIADDLRSEAEELGIKVGGFLPESRFDKLPAIGPDTVLAPIQPYLAGVVSRLNRERGSKVLRSLFPFGPTGTRVFWEDLAAMFDITVDLREREQAAWDRIAEQCAVLKDKKVFLTADTMMELPLGRFLKNAGADVVECSSAYINKKFHARELEALEGVRVVEQPNFHRQLEEIKRTEPDMIVTSLMTANPFVGNGFIVKWSMEFTLMPIHSWSGVFTLANLFVSPIQRRAHLPAFDESVWLKGVMPSAE, encoded by the coding sequence ATGACTTCAGTTCCGGGCTGTGCCCAGATTACCAAGGAAGACAACGTTACCCACAGTTTTTGCGGCCTTGCCTGTGTCGGCTGGCTCTACCAGAAGATAAAAGACAGCTTTTTCCTCATTCTCGGCACCCACACCTGCGCGCACTTTCTGCAGAACGCGCTGGGCATGATGGTGTTCGCCAAGCCGAGGTTCGGCATCGCCATGCTCGAGGAGGGCGACCTGTCGCGACAGGACCCGAAACTCGAGGACGTGATCGCGGAAATCAAGGCCGACCACCATCCCTCGGTGATCTTCCTGCTTTCCTCGTGTACGCCCGAGGTCATGAAAGTCGATTTCAAGGGGCTCGCCCACTCGCTCAGCACCCCCGACGTGCCGGTGCTGTTCGTGCCCGCCAGCGGCCTTGTCTTCAACTTTACGCAGGCCGAGGATTCGGTGTTGCGCGCGCTCGAACCGTTCTGTCCTCAGGCGCCCGCGGGTGAGAAAAGCGTCGTCTTCGTCGGTTCGGTCAACGATTCCATCGCCGACGACCTGCGTTCCGAAGCCGAGGAACTCGGCATCAAGGTAGGGGGATTCCTGCCCGAGAGCCGTTTCGACAAGCTTCCGGCCATCGGGCCCGATACGGTGCTCGCGCCGATCCAGCCCTATCTCGCCGGAGTCGTTTCGCGTCTCAACAGGGAGCGGGGATCGAAGGTCCTTCGTTCGCTCTTTCCCTTTGGGCCGACGGGCACCAGGGTGTTCTGGGAAGACCTCGCCGCGATGTTCGACATTACGGTCGATCTTCGCGAAAGGGAGCAGGCCGCGTGGGACAGGATCGCCGAACAGTGTGCCGTCCTGAAGGACAAGAAGGTGTTCCTGACGGCCGATACCATGATGGAGCTGCCGCTCGGCCGTTTCCTCAAGAACGCGGGAGCCGACGTTGTCGAGTGCAGCAGCGCCTATATAAACAAGAAGTTTCACGCGCGCGAACTCGAAGCCCTCGAAGGGGTGCGGGTCGTCGAGCAGCCCAACTTCCACCGGCAGCTCGAGGAGATCAAGCGCACCGAACCCGATATGATCGTCACGTCGCTGATGACCGCCAACCCGTTCGTCGGCAACGGCTTCATCGTCAAGTGGAGCATGGAGTTCACGCTCATGCCGATCCACAGTTGGTCAGGCGTGTTCACGCTGGCCAACCTTTTCGTCTCGCCGATCCAGCGGCGGGCGCATCTGCCGGCCTTCGACGAGTCGGTGTGGCTGAAAGGCGTGATGCCGAGCGCGGAGTGA